The Streptomyces uncialis genomic interval TGCTCGAACAGCACCCAGGTCTTGCGGGGGTCGGCGAGGAGCCGCCGCCAGACGTCGATCAGCGTCTCGGTGGTCGTCATGACGGCAAGCATGCCCGACCCCACTGACAACGCGGCCGGAACGGCGGCGCCTCCGCTGACAGCGCCCCGGGAACGGGACCACCTCCGGAGCGATCCGGTCGCGGTGGGGCATATCCGGCCATACGCTCCCCCATGTGACGCCGACCCGGGGCTCGGCCCCGTCGCATCCCGTCCGCCGGGAAGGTCACCGGGCGCACCTGGTGACCCCCCGGCCCGTCATGGCGCCCCTGCTCAGGGCGGTGGCGGTGCTCGGCGCGCTGTGCGGGCTGCTGCTGGTGACCGCCGCGTCCGCCCGGGCGGACGAACCCGTACCGCTCTCCCGCACCGGACAGATCACCGACAAGGTCGGCGCCCTCGGCGACCGCACCGGCGAGGTGGCCGACGCGCTGGCCCGGCTCGACCGCTACCAGGGCATCCAGCTCTACGTGGTGTACGTACGGGACTTCTCCGGGCGTTCCCCGCAGGGCTGGGCCGACGCGACCGCGCAACGCGGCGGGCTGGGCCTGGACGACGTACTGCTGGCGGTCGCCACCCACGACCGGCAGTACGCGTACTCGGTGGACCAGGACGTACGTCTCACCGACGCGCAGCTCACCCGGGTGGCCCGCACCGCGGTCGAACCGGCGCTGCGCGAGAACGACTGGGCGGGCGCGGCCGTCGGCGCGGCGAACGGCATGGACGCGGTGCTCGCCGGACAGCCGGTGCCCACCCAGTCCCTCACCCCCGGCGACCCCGACCCCGGCGGGAGCGGGGAGCGGCAGATCGCCACCGGTGACCTGGTCCTGCCGGTGGTCGCGGTGGGCGGCGCGTGCGCGCTGGCCGCGTACGCCGTGATCCGCCGGGGCCGCCGCAGCGGCGGCCCGAAGAGCGGCGGGCGGGTCGAGAGCGCGGCGGGCGGGCCGGGGCCGCTGCCGCTGCCCGAGCTGGACGGGCGGGCCCGCCGACTGCTGGTGGAGACGGACGACGCGGTGCGCACCAGCGCCGAGGAGCTGGGGTTCGCGACGGCGCAGTTCGGCGAGGAGGCCGCCCGTCCGTTCGAGGAGGCGCTGGCGTACGCGCGGGCGGAGCTGACGGCGGCGTTCCGGCTCCGTCAGCAGCTCGACGACGCGTTCCCGGAGGACGACGCCGCCAAGCGCCGCATGCTGGACGAGATCGTCGCCCGGTGCACGGAGGCCGACCGGCGGCTGGACGCCGAGTCGGACGCCTTCGACCGGCTGCGTGCCCTGGAGCGGACCGCGCCCGAGGCGCTGGACCACGCGACCTCGGTGTACGAGCGGGTCAGCGGTCGCACGGAGGCCGCGCGCGGCACCCTGGACGCGCTCACCGCCCGGTACGCCCCCGGGGCCTCGACGCCGGTCGCGGGCCATGTGGAGCAGGCCAAGGACCGGCTGGTGTTCGCGGGGACGAGCCTGACGGCGGCCCGGGAGGCGGTGGCCGCCGGGGACAACGGCCGGGCGGCCGTCCAGCTCAGGGCGGCCGAGGGTGCCGTCGACCAGGCGGGGACGTTCGTGACGGCGGTGGAACGGCTGGCCGGTGAACTCGACGCGGCGGACCGCGCGGTGCCCGCCGCCCTGACGGAGACGACGACGGACCTCGCGGACGCGCGCGGCATGCTCGACGGCACGGTCGCGGGGGTGTCGACGGCGGAGCTGCACGGCCGGATCGCCCGGGCGGAGGCGGTCCTGCGTGATGTGACGGCGGAACGCGCGGCGGGCCCGTACGACCCCATCGACGCGCTGCGCAGGCTGGAGGAGGCCGACGCGGCGTTGGACGAGGCGCTGGCGGGGGCGCGGGAGCGGGAGGCCGCCGACCACCGCGCGCGGTCGCTGCTCGACCAGGCGCTGCTGACCGCGCGCAGCGCGGTGGGCGCCGCCGCGGACTTCGTCAGCACGCACCGCGGCGGGGTCGGCTCCGGCGCGCGGACCCGGCTCGCGGAGGCGCAGCGGCATCTGTCGCTCGCCCAGGGCGCGCCGGGCGCCGCCCCCGCCCCGGCCGACGCGCTCGGGCACGCCCAGCGGGCCGACGCCCTTGCCCGGGAGGCCCGGTCGCTCGCCGAACAGGACGTCAGGGCGTACGGGAACCCGTACGACGGGCGTTCCGGCGGCGGGGGCGGCGGGGCGGTCGGCGCGATGCTCGGCGGCATCATCCTCGGCGGGATGCTCGGCGGATCCGGGCGCCCGGGCGGCGGCCGGGGCGGGTTCGGGGGCTTCGGGGGACTCGGCGGGGGACCCGGACCCGGCAGCTTCGGCGGCGGCTCGACCCGGGGCCGCAGGAGCGGGGGCGGACGGTTCTGACGACACCCGCACCCCGGCCCGCCCCATCCGCTTCCCCTTGGCCCCCACCCACCGGACACCTCACCGGAAGGATCCCGATGACCAGCAAGCAGACCGTGCTCGGCCGAGTCACCCAGCTCGCGAAGGCGAACATCCACGCCCTTCTCGACCAGGCCGAGGACCCGCAGAAGATGATCGACCAGCTCATCCGCGACTACACCGCCAACATCCGCGAGGCCGAGGAGGCCGTCTCGGTGACGATCGGGAATCTGCGGATGCTGGAGCAGGACCACCAGGAGGACGTGGTCGCGGCCGAGGAGTGGGGCGGCAAGGCGCTCGCGGCCAGCCGCAAGGCGGACGAACTGCGCGGCGCGGGCGACACGGCCGAGGCGGACACCTTCGACAATCTGGCGAAGGTCGCCCTGCAACGGCAGTTGGCCGCGGAGCGGGAGGCGAAGGACGCGGAGCCGGTGATCGCCGGGCAGAGCGAGGTCGTCGCACAGCTCAGATCGGGGCTGGACCGGATGCGGGAGAAGCTGGGCGAGCTCCAGTCACGGCGCGATCAGCTGGTGGCCCGCGCGAAGACGGCGCAGGCGCAGAACAAGATGATGGACGCGGCCGGGAGCATCGATGTCCTCGACCCGGCGAGCGAACTGGGCCGCTTCGAGGAGAAGGTGCGCCGCGAGGAGGCCAGGGCGCTCGGCCGTCAGGAGCTGGCCTCGTCGTCGCTGGACGCGCAGTTCGAACGGCTGGACGGGCTCGGGGACACGGCGGAGGTGGAGGCCCGCCTGGCCGCGCTCAAGTCCGGCACATGAGCGCCCCGAGGTGCTGCGCGCAGGCTGGTCGTACGGACGCCGCGGTGAGCGGTGCCGGGTCCGGGGCGGGGCGGGACGGTTCGGCGCAGGCCGGTTCGGCGCTGGGCGGTGAGGCGCAAGGCGGTTCGGCGCTGGGCGGGGCGCCACTCACGTCACGGAGCCACGCGGCACGGGCTCACGCCGCACGAGCACACCGCTCACCGCTCACGGCGAAGAACGCGAGGCGAAGAACGCAAGGCGATGAACACAAGGCGTTCAGAACATGCTCATGAGCGCTTCCGCCACGTCGATCGGGTCGTCGTCACCGTTCGGGAGCGGCAGTTCGAACCAGACGGTCTTGCCCCGGGGGGTCCGCCGGGAGCCCCACGCGGCGCTCAGCAGACCGACGAGCTGGAGTCCCCGGCCGCCCTCGTCGGTGGCGCGGGCGCGGCGGCGGCGCGGCTGGACCAGGCCGGCGTCCCAGACCTCGCAGACGAGGGTGCGGTCCAGCAGCAGCCGTAGCCTGATCTCGCCCTCGCCGTAGCGCAGGGCGTTGGTGACGAGTTCGCTGACGAGCAGTTCGGTGGTGTCGACCAGCGGTTCGAGGTTCCAGGACTGGAGCTGGGCGCGGGCGTACTCACGGGCGCGGCCGACGCTCTGCGGTTCGCGGGGCAGCGACCAGTCGCCGACGGACTCGGCGGGCAGGCCCTGGACCCGGGCCATCAGCAGGGCGATGTCGTCCTCGCCGTGATGGGTGTCGAGCGTGCCGAGGACGTGGTCGCAGACGTCCTCCAGGGGGCGGGCCGGTTCGGTGAGGGCGCCGAGGAACGCCTGGAGGCCCTCGTCCAGCGGCTGGTCGCGGGATTCGACGAGGCCGTCGGTGTAGAGGGCGAGCAGCGCGCCCTCGGGGAGTTCGACCTCGACCTCCTCGAAGGGCTCCCCGCCGACACCGAGCGGCATCCCGGGCGGTACGTCGAGCATCAGGGCCGTCTCGTCGGGCTCCACGATCACGGGCGGCAGATGTCCCGCGTTGGCGAAGGTGCAGCGGCGGGTGACGGAGTCGTAGACGGCGTAGACGCAGGTGGCGAGGTACACCTCGGACAGGTCGGCGTCCCGGGCCTGGCGAGCTGCGACGCGCGTAGCCTGCTGCACGCCGCCGGGGGTGCCGAGGCCGCGCGCGATCTCGTCCAGGGCGGACAGCACCTCGGCCGGTTCGAGGTCGAGCAGGGCGAGGGTGCGTACGGCGGTGCGCAGTTCGCCCATGGCGACGGCGGCGCGCAGCCCGCGTCCCATGACGTCGCCGACGACGAGCGCGGTGCGGTGACCGGGGAGTTCGATGACGTCGAACCAGTCGCCGCCGACCTCGGTGGCCGTGTTGCCGGGAAGGTAGCGGCAGGCGATGTCGAGTCCGGCGGCCACCGGGTTGTCCGGGGGCAGCAGGGAGCGCTGGAGGATGAGCGCGCGCTGGTGCTCGCGCCGGTAGAGGCGCGCGTTGTCCATGGACACGGCGGTCCGCGCGGCGAGTTCACCGGCGAGGGCGCGGTCGCGCTCGTTGAACGGTTCGCTGCCCTTGGTCCGGGTGAACTGGACGAGTCCGATGACCGTGTCATGGGCGACCATCGGCACGGCGAGCGTCGAGCGGACGAGGCCGCCGGGCTCCCCGGGGATGTTGCGGGGGCGCCCGGAGCGCAGCGCTTCGGCGAACGGGGAGGCGAAGCCGTAGTGGTGCATCGCGCCGACCTTGACGGGCGCGGCGGAGCCGTCGCTGAAGGGTGCGTCGGCGACGGCGCTGGCGTAGGCGACCCGGCGCAGTTCGCCGCTGCCGCCGCCGCTGCCGGTGTCGGGGACGCTCCACTGGCCGGGCGGGGTGTCGTCGCCGTCGAGGAGTCCCTGGTAGAGGTCGACGGCGGCGAGGTCGCAGAAGCCGGGGACGGTGACGTCGAGGAGTTCGCGGGCGGTGGCCTCGATGTCGAGGGAGTTCCCGATCCGGGAACCGGCCTCGTTGAGGAGGGCGAGGTTGCGGCGGGCGTGCGCGGCCTCGCGGGCGGCGGCGTGCCTACGGGTGACGTCGGTGCCGAGTCCGGCGACCCCGATGGGGCGTCCGGCGCCGCTGTGGACGCGGTAGAGGTTGATGGACCAGTGGCGGCGGTCGCCGGAGCCGGGCGCGGGGCCGACGATCTGCATGTCGGTGACGGCGTCCCCGGTCTGGAGGACGCGGCGCAGCGCGGCGGCCATCCGGTCGGCCTCCTGGCGCGGCAGGTAGTCGTGGACGGTACGGCCCCGGTGCTCATCGGTACTGCCGCCGAAGACGGCCGCGAACTGCCGGTTGGCGTGCTGTACCCGCAGATCGGTACCGAACAGCGCGAAACCGAAGGGCGATTGACCGAAAATCGCCTGTGAGGCGGCGATATCGGTCTCGATCCGGCGCAGGGCCTGGACATCCACGACGATGCAGACGGCCGCGCGTTCGCCCTTCGCGTTCTCCGTGGGCATGACGTACAACTCGGCGACGCCGACGCTGCCGGGGGCCACGTAGTCCCCGGTGAAGCCGCTGGAGCCGCTGGGACCGGTGGCGCGGGGGGGCCTGGGTCCGGTGGGGCCGGGCCTGGGTCCGGTGGGACCGTTGGGTCCGGGCCTGCCTGACGGTGCGCCGGTGGCGCCCGGGACCGGCAGGGCGGGCGGGGCTGCGGGGGACGCTTCGGGGGGCATCCGGAACGGCACCGAACCGGTCCATTCCCGGCCGTCGAGGATCTGCTTCATGGTCCGCCGGCCGCGCTCGCGCAGCTCGGCGGGGACGAACGCGTCGATGGGGTCCATGCCCACGGCGTGCGCCGCGGCGATCCCGAAGAGCTGTTCGGCGCGGGTGCTCCACTGCTCGATCAGCCCGTCGGGTCCGATCGAGAAGGAGGCCACCTTGATGTAGTCGTAGAGCGAACCGGGCGGACTGATCTGCCAGATCACGTCACCTCGCGTTCCCTCCATCGCGTCCTCCGACGAATGACCGGGCACAGTGGCCTGCGCTGGTATCTCGCTCACGCGAACCGTCCCCTCCAGCTCACCGCGTCCGGTACCGGTCACCGGTGGCGGCTGCCCGCAGTATCCAGCACTACGGCCCCGCAGAACACGGTGTTCACGATCACAGCTCGGTCCCGACAGTTTTCGGCCCGGTCAGGACCGACCGGCACCCTCTCTCCCTTCTAACCCGGGAGGGCCAGCTCGAACCACACCGTCTTCCCCGAGCTGCCGGGGCGTGTGCCCCATCGGCTGGATGTGGAGGCGACCAGTCCGAGCCCCCGTCCGCCCTCGTCGTCGACGTCGGCCTGATGGCCGGGGGGCGGTTTCGGCAGGGCGGCGGGGAGCGGGTCGGAGACCTCGACCAGCAGGGCACCGGAGGGGTGGGAGGGGCGTACGAGGCTTACGCGGATGGGGCCGGAGGCGTATCGCAGGGAGTTGGTCACCAGCTCGCTGACGAGCAGGACGGCGAGGTCGCCCAGGGGTGCGAGGTCCCACGCGCGGAGCTGTCGGCGCACCCGCGTGCGGGCGTCCCGTACGGCACCGGGGTCCGCCGGGAAGCTCCACTCGACCCGGTCGGCTTTGGTGTCCAGCACGCCGCATCACTTCCCTGGTCCCCTGCGGGGCCGTCCGGAACAAAGGGTTCAAAGGGCACATACCCGGTATACGACCTGACCTATCCCGTCGAGGGCGCACAGAAGGAGAAAGAGCGCGCACGGCGCACACGCGGGGCGCACAGAGTGATGACACGCACCCTCAAGGCGCCGTGAACCAGCTCGGCGCCGTGCACCAGCCCGGCGACCTGCCCGGCGACCTGCTCCGCGCCGGCCCGCGGCCCGCCGTCGATCGACCGACCGATCGACCCGTCAACCGGCCCGTCACCCGGCCCGTCAACCGGCCCGTCGCCCGCCCTTTCGGACGGCCCGGGGTCCAGCTCCGGACGCTCCCTCACCCACCGGGGGGAACGGGCTGGATACCGCGTGAGCGCAGCACTTCCCGGACCGCGGGGACGTCCTGTTCCAGCCAGTCGACGGACCAGGTCTCCGCCGGGCCGAGCCAGCGGACCTCGTCGTGGTCCTCCAGTGGGCGCGGTTCCCCGGTGAGCACCCGCGCGGTCCACACCTGAAGGACATAGCCGGGTTTGAGGGGCCATTCGCCGGGCACGCGCGCCAGCAGCGCGACATCCACACCGAGTTCCTCGCGGAGTTCACGGACGAGGGCGTCGGTGGGCGACTCGCCCCGCTCGACCTTGCCGCCCGGCAGTTCCCACCGTCCGGCCAACTCGGCGGGAGCGCTGCGCCGGGCCGCCAGCAACCGCTCACCGTCGTACAGGGCCCCCGCGACCACCACCACGCGCTCACTCATACCGGCGACCCTACGCGGGCGTCCGCCGGGAACGCGGCGCGGCCGGGACGCACCCGCGCGGTGCGTCCGGCGAGGCTCAGGCCAGGGCCGATGCCTACGGGAGCACCGGGCCGCCGTTCGGCGGGACGCGCTCGACCCAGTACATCTGCTGAGGACCGCCCGCGGCGAGGGAGTCGGCGGCTTTCTGGGCCTCCGCGCGGGTGGCGTAGCGCCCCACCCGATAGCGGTTGCCGTTGCCGTCCTCGCGTATCACGACCCAGGGCGAGGTGGCCGTACCTTCGGTCATCGTGCCCCTTCCCGTCCCGTACGCGGCCCGCTCCGTGCTCCGTTCACCAAGGAAACCGCAATCTGCATATGCCTGAGCCTACGCCCGACCTTCACACAGCGGATACGAGTTTTTACGAAGAGGTACGCAACCAGCCAACGCCAAGGGGGCGTGCGCGAACCCGTGCGCCCCCTTGTGGGCGTTCCACCGCCGTGGGCAAGCGCCGGGCGCCACCCGCAGATTCCTTCCGCTGCGTACGTCAGCACAAAATCCCCCATCACCCACACCCCGCCGACGCACC includes:
- a CDS encoding TPM domain-containing protein; protein product: MAPLLRAVAVLGALCGLLLVTAASARADEPVPLSRTGQITDKVGALGDRTGEVADALARLDRYQGIQLYVVYVRDFSGRSPQGWADATAQRGGLGLDDVLLAVATHDRQYAYSVDQDVRLTDAQLTRVARTAVEPALRENDWAGAAVGAANGMDAVLAGQPVPTQSLTPGDPDPGGSGERQIATGDLVLPVVAVGGACALAAYAVIRRGRRSGGPKSGGRVESAAGGPGPLPLPELDGRARRLLVETDDAVRTSAEELGFATAQFGEEAARPFEEALAYARAELTAAFRLRQQLDDAFPEDDAAKRRMLDEIVARCTEADRRLDAESDAFDRLRALERTAPEALDHATSVYERVSGRTEAARGTLDALTARYAPGASTPVAGHVEQAKDRLVFAGTSLTAAREAVAAGDNGRAAVQLRAAEGAVDQAGTFVTAVERLAGELDAADRAVPAALTETTTDLADARGMLDGTVAGVSTAELHGRIARAEAVLRDVTAERAAGPYDPIDALRRLEEADAALDEALAGAREREAADHRARSLLDQALLTARSAVGAAADFVSTHRGGVGSGARTRLAEAQRHLSLAQGAPGAAPAPADALGHAQRADALAREARSLAEQDVRAYGNPYDGRSGGGGGGAVGAMLGGIILGGMLGGSGRPGGGRGGFGGFGGLGGGPGPGSFGGGSTRGRRSGGGRF
- a CDS encoding PspA/IM30 family protein, whose product is MTSKQTVLGRVTQLAKANIHALLDQAEDPQKMIDQLIRDYTANIREAEEAVSVTIGNLRMLEQDHQEDVVAAEEWGGKALAASRKADELRGAGDTAEADTFDNLAKVALQRQLAAEREAKDAEPVIAGQSEVVAQLRSGLDRMREKLGELQSRRDQLVARAKTAQAQNKMMDAAGSIDVLDPASELGRFEEKVRREEARALGRQELASSSLDAQFERLDGLGDTAEVEARLAALKSGT
- a CDS encoding SpoIIE family protein phosphatase, with translation MTGTGRGELEGTVRVSEIPAQATVPGHSSEDAMEGTRGDVIWQISPPGSLYDYIKVASFSIGPDGLIEQWSTRAEQLFGIAAAHAVGMDPIDAFVPAELRERGRRTMKQILDGREWTGSVPFRMPPEASPAAPPALPVPGATGAPSGRPGPNGPTGPRPGPTGPRPPRATGPSGSSGFTGDYVAPGSVGVAELYVMPTENAKGERAAVCIVVDVQALRRIETDIAASQAIFGQSPFGFALFGTDLRVQHANRQFAAVFGGSTDEHRGRTVHDYLPRQEADRMAAALRRVLQTGDAVTDMQIVGPAPGSGDRRHWSINLYRVHSGAGRPIGVAGLGTDVTRRHAAAREAAHARRNLALLNEAGSRIGNSLDIEATARELLDVTVPGFCDLAAVDLYQGLLDGDDTPPGQWSVPDTGSGGGSGELRRVAYASAVADAPFSDGSAAPVKVGAMHHYGFASPFAEALRSGRPRNIPGEPGGLVRSTLAVPMVAHDTVIGLVQFTRTKGSEPFNERDRALAGELAARTAVSMDNARLYRREHQRALILQRSLLPPDNPVAAGLDIACRYLPGNTATEVGGDWFDVIELPGHRTALVVGDVMGRGLRAAVAMGELRTAVRTLALLDLEPAEVLSALDEIARGLGTPGGVQQATRVAARQARDADLSEVYLATCVYAVYDSVTRRCTFANAGHLPPVIVEPDETALMLDVPPGMPLGVGGEPFEEVEVELPEGALLALYTDGLVESRDQPLDEGLQAFLGALTEPARPLEDVCDHVLGTLDTHHGEDDIALLMARVQGLPAESVGDWSLPREPQSVGRAREYARAQLQSWNLEPLVDTTELLVSELVTNALRYGEGEIRLRLLLDRTLVCEVWDAGLVQPRRRRARATDEGGRGLQLVGLLSAAWGSRRTPRGKTVWFELPLPNGDDDPIDVAEALMSMF
- a CDS encoding ATP-binding protein; translation: MLDTKADRVEWSFPADPGAVRDARTRVRRQLRAWDLAPLGDLAVLLVSELVTNSLRYASGPIRVSLVRPSHPSGALLVEVSDPLPAALPKPPPGHQADVDDEGGRGLGLVASTSSRWGTRPGSSGKTVWFELALPG
- a CDS encoding (deoxy)nucleoside triphosphate pyrophosphohydrolase, coding for MSERVVVVAGALYDGERLLAARRSAPAELAGRWELPGGKVERGESPTDALVRELREELGVDVALLARVPGEWPLKPGYVLQVWTARVLTGEPRPLEDHDEVRWLGPAETWSVDWLEQDVPAVREVLRSRGIQPVPPGG
- a CDS encoding SPOR domain-containing protein yields the protein MTEGTATSPWVVIREDGNGNRYRVGRYATRAEAQKAADSLAAGGPQQMYWVERVPPNGGPVLP